The Metallibacterium scheffleri region CAGCGTCTGCTGCCCGGCATCGAACACGCGCGCCTGCTGCTGGGTACCGGGCTGCTCGATGCGGCGGAGATCCTGCGTCCCGGATTCGCCGCGCACGCGGCGCTGGCCGAGCTGGGCCTGCGTCTGCCGCGCGGCCACGGCGCGGTGGTTGCCATCGGCGCGCACCATGGGCGCATGCCCGCCGCGGCGCTGGCGCCCGGCACCGAATTCGCCGGCGCACCGATGCGCTATCTGCCCCTGTTGATCGAAGCCGAAGCCGGTCACGCCGCCACACTCGGCACCCGCCTCGAACAGGTGCTGGCCAACGAAGGCGAGGCCAGCGCCCAGTGCGCCGACGTGCTGATGCGCGGCTACGGACTGCGCCTGCAGCACGCGCGCTACATGAGCCTCACCGACCTGCTGGCGCTGACCTGCGTGCAGTACGAACACGCCGGCTTCGCCGCGCACTGGCCGCTGCTCGAGGCTGCGCTGCTGACGCCCGCGCGCCGCGAGCAGGCGACCAGTCCGCGCGGCGCGCGCTGGCAATGGACCGGCGCGCACGTGGCGCTGGAAACGCCGCGCGCGTTCGTGGCGCGTACCCGGCCGGACCCTGACGCGCGCGTGCACGCCTATGCCGCGGCGGTGTTCGAGTTGCGCCAGGCCGCGGCCCTGTTCCAAGCGCACGGCCTGCCGCCGGGTGCGCTGGATGACGCGCCGGGGGTGCAGTTCAGCCCTGCGGGCGTGATCGAGATCCTGCGCGCGCCGGATGCCCGGGCCGCGTCAGCGCTGCACGCCTGCACCGCGCCCGGTCTGGGCATCGTGGCGCTGTTGCTGGGCGACAGCGATGCGCGCGACATCGAGGTGCTGGCGACGCCGCTGGATGCGGCTGGCCTGCCGCTGCTGCAGACGACGCTCGCCGCACGCAGTGATTGCGCGCCGCCGCGCCGCGATGCGCCCCTGGCCGAAGTCGATGCGCAGGGCATGCCATGGCCGCGCGCACCGCTGCGGCACTGAATGCCGCGGCACGCGCACCGCGCATGCCGCGCGACGGGCGCGCCGGGTGTGTTCGCGCGGTCCGCCGCGGCTGCGGATGCGCGGCGCCGAGGTGATCAATACAGCCCGGGCAGCAGTGCCCAGCTCGCCTTGCGGTACGCGGCGTAGTCGGCGCCGAAACACTGCAGCATCCAGCGCTCCTCGCGACGCAGTTTGATGATCAGCGCCATGGCCGCCAGCAGCACGGCCAGCACGCCGCGCCACTCGGCCAGCGCCAGCGCGCTGCCCACGAACGCCAGCAGTATCCCGGTGTAGATCGGATGGCGGATGTGCCGGTACGGGCCGCTGCGAATCAGGCTGTGCTCCTGCTTCAGCGTGACCGTGCCGCTCCAGTTGGCGCCCAGATGCCGGCGCGCCTGCACGGCGAAAGCCAGACCCAGCGCCACCAGCACCACGCCGATGCCGTAGCCGGTCCAACTGCGCGCCATGAACGGCGCCGCCAGCGCGCCCAGGTCGCGGCCCGGCAACAGGAACAGCAACGCCGCCAGCACCAGCGGAATGCCGTGGCTGGCGCCCTGCAGGGGCGACTCGCGGCGCGCGACGGCTTTCAGGTGACCGGCGCCCAGCCACCAGTACAGCAGCCAGACCAGCCACAGCAGGGGGATCAATTCCAGCAGGAAGCTGCGCAGCAGAGGATTCATGGGGACTCCCGGATTGCGCGACTCACGCGCCGGTCGCGGCCGCCGCATGCGCCGCGGGTATCGGCGCGTGCGCGCTCAGGTGCAGGGAATAATGCGTCGTGCTGCTGCCGCGATGGCCCAGCGCGCTGCCGTCCTGCTGCACGTCGAGCTGCGTGATGACCAGGCGTCCGGCGATGATCTGAAAGCGCCCCTGCTCGCTGCGTCGGGTGTCGGCATGGAGCAGGAACCAGCCGACCTCGGTGCGGGTGCTGCGCGTGAAGCCCAGCGGCGCGCCCTGCGCGTTCAACCACAGCGAAAGC contains the following coding sequences:
- a CDS encoding methyltransferase family protein; translation: MNPLLRSFLLELIPLLWLVWLLYWWLGAGHLKAVARRESPLQGASHGIPLVLAALLFLLPGRDLGALAAPFMARSWTGYGIGVVLVALGLAFAVQARRHLGANWSGTVTLKQEHSLIRSGPYRHIRHPIYTGILLAFVGSALALAEWRGVLAVLLAAMALIIKLRREERWMLQCFGADYAAYRKASWALLPGLY